AATGGCAAATCTCTGATCTCAATTGGCTTACATTTAGCGGTGCATAAATGACCGCTCAATAGCATACATAACTAACTTTAAAAAACAAGATTCATGGAAGGAACGATTGGAGAAATCAGAATGTTCGGGGGAAACTTTGCCCCGCGTACCTGGGCCCTGTGTGATGGTCAACTGTTACCCATCTCACAAAACACAGCGCTGTTCTCAATACTGGGAACCACCTACGGAGGAGACGGACGAACCACTTTTGCCTTGCCCGATATGAGGGGAAGGGTAGCCGTTCACGCCGGAAGCGGCCCCGGTTTATCAACTTACAGGCTCGGACAAAAAGGTGGAATTGAGCAAACCACATTAAACGTATTGAACATGCCGTCACACAATCACACGGCTGTTCCAAACCTGACCACCACGGTACAGGTAAACAATTCCGATGGAGAAGACACACGCCCGAATGGAAACTTTCTTGGACAACCTACCTCAGGTGACCTTTACATTGATTCGGCCGGAAGTAATCAAAAACTGGGTGGAGTAGCCACCTCCGGCACCGTGGACATTGGCAACAATGGCGGCAGTCAACCATTCAGCAATGTACAGCCGTTCTGTACGGTGAATTACATCATTTGCCTGATGGGTATTTTTCCTTCAAGAAACTAAAATCATAACCGAAAAGGAGGGGAAATTTGCATCAC
The sequence above is a segment of the Flavobacteriales bacterium genome. Coding sequences within it:
- a CDS encoding phage tail protein — encoded protein: MEGTIGEIRMFGGNFAPRTWALCDGQLLPISQNTALFSILGTTYGGDGRTTFALPDMRGRVAVHAGSGPGLSTYRLGQKGGIEQTTLNVLNMPSHNHTAVPNLTTTVQVNNSDGEDTRPNGNFLGQPTSGDLYIDSAGSNQKLGGVATSGTVDIGNNGGSQPFSNVQPFCTVNYIICLMGIFPSRN